From a region of the Candidatus Eremiobacteraceae bacterium genome:
- a CDS encoding DNA-directed RNA polymerase subunit alpha, producing MSVLEFQRASIEVRERRDSYAKFAIEPLERGFGITLGNALRRLLLSSLPGAAVTYVKIDGVLHEFSTIPGVVEDTTNIILNLKGLPLKMNTDEPKVLRIEASGEREVKASDIVPDADVELLDPDYHIATLSDKKARLFMEIGVEKWRGYVTADKQRNVEHVIGLIPVDSIFTPIRKVAYNIEDTRVGQVTDYDRLILEIETNGSITPDEAMSTSAKVLQDQLALFVNFSGRAEVEAPAEEAKPFASWDIPVDELDLSVRSYNCLKRAGITKISELLQKTEEEIMNMRNLGKKSVDEIKEKLAERNLSLKAG from the coding sequence ATGTCAGTTCTGGAATTTCAACGAGCGTCGATCGAGGTGCGCGAGCGCCGCGACAGCTATGCCAAATTCGCGATCGAGCCGCTCGAGCGCGGCTTCGGCATCACGCTCGGCAACGCGCTGCGCCGCCTGCTCCTCTCGTCGCTGCCGGGCGCGGCGGTCACGTACGTTAAGATCGACGGCGTGCTCCACGAGTTCTCGACGATCCCCGGCGTCGTCGAAGACACGACGAACATCATCCTCAACCTCAAGGGTCTGCCCTTGAAGATGAACACGGACGAGCCGAAGGTGCTCCGCATCGAGGCGTCGGGCGAGCGCGAAGTCAAAGCGAGCGACATCGTACCGGACGCGGACGTCGAGCTGCTCGACCCCGACTACCATATCGCGACGCTCTCCGACAAGAAAGCGCGCCTGTTCATGGAGATCGGCGTCGAGAAATGGCGCGGCTACGTCACCGCCGACAAGCAGCGCAACGTCGAGCACGTCATCGGGCTCATCCCGGTCGACTCGATCTTCACGCCGATCCGCAAGGTCGCGTACAACATCGAAGATACGCGCGTCGGGCAGGTGACGGACTACGATCGTCTCATCCTCGAGATCGAGACGAACGGCAGCATCACGCCGGACGAGGCGATGAGCACGTCGGCGAAAGTGCTGCAAGACCAGTTGGCGCTGTTCGTCAACTTCAGCGGCCGCGCCGAGGTGGAAGCGCCGGCGGAAGAAGCCAAGCCGTTCGCGAGCTGGGATATCCCGGTCGACGAACTCGACCTCTCGGTGCGTTCCTACAACTGCTTGAAGCGCGCCGGTATCACGAAGATCTCCGAGCTGCTCCAGAAGACGGAAGAGGAGATCATGAACATGCGCAACCTCGGCAAGAAGTCGGTCGACGAGATCAAAGAGAAGCTCGCCGAGCGCAACCTCTCGCTGAAAGCGGGCTAG
- the rplQ gene encoding 50S ribosomal protein L17, producing MRHSKADKRLGRNDDHRRSMLRNLATSLFTHGKIETTIVRAKEVSRVASRIITRAKKGDLHSRRLVAAYLTSGDVVKKVFDVIAPSLAGRAGGYTRIVRTRIRKGDAAEMAQLELLK from the coding sequence ATGCGACACAGCAAAGCGGACAAGCGCCTTGGGCGCAACGACGATCACCGGCGCTCGATGCTGCGCAATCTCGCGACATCGCTCTTCACGCACGGCAAGATAGAGACGACCATCGTGCGCGCGAAAGAGGTGTCCCGGGTCGCGTCAAGAATCATCACGCGCGCCAAGAAAGGCGATCTGCACAGCCGCCGCCTCGTGGCGGCGTACCTGACATCGGGCGATGTCGTCAAGAAAGTCTTCGACGTCATCGCGCCGAGCCTCGCCGGCCGGGCCGGGGGGTACACGCGGATCGTCCGCACGCGGATCCGCAAAGGCGACGCGGCGGAGATGGCGCAGCTGGAGCTGCTCAAATAA
- a CDS encoding anthranilate synthase component I family protein, with protein MERTVSTQVRIADGITPIAAYLRLAPLGRGTSFLLESAPGAQQTSRYSILGLGKLGEVLAVDGLIDLRIGDRAERFAPTDALRASRELLRRLEPAPPGGGKWRRFLGAYGAAAFEFAGYLERLPRLDRAGDPMPDLHLVVPEAIVVFDHFTHEAATVVLTEGSDGARLVETIDDALEDVSVAPPQRSTRYAAALETGSGGARRLPYRDAVDRAKESIVAGDVFQIVLSQRWAVDADIEPFDAYRVLRAINPSPYMYFLKLGWGSLLGSSPETLVRLDGRAASLRPLAGTRPRESDPEADRRAAAGLLRDAKERAEHVMLVDLGRNDLGRVCETGSVRVADLLSVERFSHVMHIVSEVRGTLREDRDAFDLFASAFPAGTVSGAPKIRAMELVAELEGSRRGFYAGSVGYFGFDGSMDTCITLRSAHHHGGAYHIAAGAGIVVDSDPVREDRECGHKAAAVMTALREPLAGSREIRTVPVPSGALV; from the coding sequence GTGGAACGCACGGTATCGACCCAAGTCCGGATCGCCGACGGGATCACCCCGATCGCGGCATATTTGCGCCTCGCGCCGCTCGGGCGCGGCACGTCGTTCCTGCTCGAGAGCGCCCCGGGCGCGCAGCAGACCTCGCGCTATTCGATCCTCGGTCTTGGCAAGCTCGGCGAGGTGCTCGCGGTCGACGGCCTCATCGACCTTCGGATCGGCGATCGCGCGGAGCGCTTCGCGCCGACCGACGCGCTGCGCGCATCGCGCGAACTGCTGCGCCGGCTCGAACCGGCGCCGCCGGGCGGAGGCAAGTGGCGAAGGTTTCTCGGCGCGTACGGTGCGGCGGCGTTCGAATTCGCCGGCTATCTCGAGCGGCTGCCGCGCCTCGACCGAGCGGGCGATCCGATGCCCGATCTGCACCTTGTCGTGCCCGAAGCGATCGTCGTCTTCGACCACTTCACGCACGAAGCGGCGACGGTCGTCTTGACGGAGGGCTCCGACGGCGCTCGGCTGGTGGAGACGATAGACGACGCGTTGGAAGACGTCTCGGTCGCGCCCCCGCAACGCTCGACTCGTTATGCGGCGGCTCTCGAAACCGGCAGCGGCGGCGCGCGCAGACTCCCGTATCGCGACGCCGTCGACCGAGCGAAGGAATCGATCGTCGCGGGCGACGTCTTCCAGATAGTGCTGTCGCAGCGGTGGGCGGTCGACGCCGACATCGAGCCGTTCGACGCGTATCGCGTGTTGCGGGCGATCAACCCGTCGCCATACATGTACTTCCTCAAGCTCGGTTGGGGATCGCTGCTCGGCTCATCGCCCGAGACGCTCGTGCGCCTCGACGGGCGCGCCGCGAGCCTGCGGCCGCTCGCGGGCACGAGGCCTCGCGAGAGCGATCCCGAGGCGGACCGCCGGGCTGCGGCGGGTCTGCTGCGCGACGCTAAAGAGCGCGCCGAGCACGTCATGCTCGTCGACCTCGGACGCAACGATCTTGGCCGCGTCTGCGAGACGGGATCGGTGCGCGTCGCCGATCTGCTCTCGGTCGAGCGCTTCAGCCACGTCATGCACATCGTCTCCGAAGTCCGCGGCACGCTTCGCGAAGACCGCGACGCGTTCGATCTCTTCGCGTCCGCGTTCCCCGCCGGCACGGTGAGCGGAGCGCCGAAGATCCGCGCGATGGAGCTCGTCGCCGAGCTCGAAGGCTCTCGCCGCGGTTTCTACGCGGGCAGCGTGGGCTATTTCGGGTTCGACGGGTCGATGGATACGTGCATCACGCTGCGCAGCGCGCACCACCACGGCGGAGCGTATCACATCGCGGCGGGGGCCGGTATCGTCGTCGATTCGGATCCCGTCCGCGAGGATCGGGAATGCGGACACAAGGCGGCGGCCGTCATGACCGCGCTGCGCGAACCGCTCGCCGGATCTCGGGAAATCCGCACGGTGCCCGTGCCGTCGGGAGCGCTCGTATGA
- a CDS encoding aminodeoxychorismate/anthranilate synthase component II, producing MRPRILLVDNYDSFTYNLAQALGVLGADVDVRRADAVYPADVASSPPDALVVSPGPGTPERAGNSLALIRSLSGVVPILGVCLGHQAIGAAFGGRVLRAPVVVHGKTSRVAHDGVGLFAGIPSPFHATRYHSLVVDERTLPPVLQVTARSADGLLMAFRHETHPTYGVQFHPESVLTRHGPKLLVNFVAEVAS from the coding sequence ATGAGACCGCGCATCTTGCTCGTCGATAACTACGATTCGTTCACGTACAACTTGGCGCAGGCGCTCGGCGTGCTCGGCGCGGACGTCGACGTGCGTCGCGCGGATGCGGTGTACCCGGCCGATGTCGCTTCATCGCCGCCGGACGCGCTCGTCGTCTCGCCCGGTCCGGGCACGCCCGAGCGTGCGGGCAATTCGCTCGCGCTCATCCGCTCGCTCAGCGGGGTCGTGCCGATCCTCGGCGTCTGCCTCGGCCACCAGGCGATCGGCGCCGCATTCGGCGGGCGAGTGTTGCGCGCACCGGTCGTCGTCCACGGCAAGACCTCGCGCGTGGCGCACGATGGCGTGGGGTTGTTCGCGGGCATCCCGTCGCCGTTCCACGCGACGCGCTACCACTCGCTCGTCGTCGACGAGCGGACGCTTCCGCCGGTCTTGCAGGTGACCGCCCGAAGCGCCGACGGACTGCTCATGGCGTTCCGGCACGAGACGCACCCGACCTACGGCGTCCAGTTCCACCCCGAATCCGTGCTGACGCGCCATGGCCCGAAGCTGCTGGTGAACTTCGTGGCCGAGGTCGCATCGTGA
- the trpD gene encoding anthranilate phosphoribosyltransferase, which yields MIDHIRRVVAGEHLFLDDMRDAVGSIMDGQATPAQVAALLVALALKGETADEIAGAAAAMRAHAIAVPVTRRPIVDVCGTGGDASGTFNISTAVAFVVAGAGVTVAKHGNRAMSSRCGSADVLEALGVRIDAPAEVAAAALEAHGIAFLFAQAYHPAMRYVAPVRREIGVRTLFNIIGPLSNPAGAQRQVVGVPRLELLGLVALALSRLGCERAAVVHGHGGLDELSLAGPNRVAEWTGESVMEYTIDPPAFGLERRSNEELAGGDAARNAELVRRVLAAERGAHRDVVALNAALALVIAGVADDLNAGFRVAQESIDDGRAQEKLDALVRATNR from the coding sequence GTGATCGACCACATACGCCGCGTCGTCGCGGGCGAGCATCTCTTCCTCGACGACATGCGCGACGCGGTGGGGTCGATCATGGACGGACAGGCGACGCCGGCCCAGGTCGCGGCGCTGCTCGTCGCGCTTGCGCTCAAAGGCGAGACGGCCGACGAGATCGCGGGTGCGGCCGCCGCGATGCGTGCACACGCGATCGCGGTCCCCGTCACGCGGCGACCTATCGTCGATGTGTGCGGCACGGGCGGTGACGCGTCGGGCACGTTCAACATCTCGACCGCTGTCGCGTTCGTCGTCGCGGGCGCGGGCGTCACCGTCGCGAAGCACGGCAACCGCGCGATGAGCAGCAGATGCGGCAGCGCCGACGTGCTCGAGGCGCTCGGCGTGCGGATCGACGCGCCGGCGGAGGTCGCCGCCGCAGCGCTCGAGGCCCATGGCATCGCGTTCCTCTTCGCGCAGGCGTATCATCCGGCGATGCGCTACGTCGCGCCGGTCCGCCGGGAGATCGGCGTCAGAACGCTGTTCAACATCATCGGTCCGCTCTCGAATCCCGCAGGCGCGCAACGACAGGTCGTCGGCGTTCCGAGGCTCGAACTGCTCGGGCTCGTCGCCCTCGCGCTCTCGCGGCTCGGGTGCGAACGTGCGGCGGTCGTGCACGGCCACGGCGGCCTCGACGAGTTATCGCTCGCAGGCCCGAATCGCGTCGCCGAATGGACGGGCGAGAGCGTGATGGAGTACACGATCGATCCGCCGGCGTTCGGGCTCGAGCGGCGTTCGAACGAGGAGCTCGCCGGCGGCGACGCGGCGCGCAACGCTGAACTCGTCAGGCGCGTCCTCGCGGCAGAGCGCGGCGCGCACCGCGACGTCGTCGCCCTCAACGCCGCTCTCGCGCTCGTCATCGCGGGCGTCGCGGATGATCTGAACGCCGGGTTTCGCGTAGCGCAGGAGTCGATCGACGACGGCCGCGCGCAAGAGAAGCTCGACGCGCTCGTCCGGGCGACGAACCGATGA
- the trpC gene encoding indole-3-glycerol phosphate synthase TrpC, translated as MTYLDELLDSRRAAVERAKSVRPSGDHNACGDRSAPRRNFARALVAGRRPSIIAEFKRSSPSAGPIAPDADARTVAVAYERGGAAAISVLTEPERFGGSFDDLRAARAATSLPVLCKDFVVDDDQICEAARSGADAILLIVAAMRPGVLSDRIALVVDHRMTPLVEVHDDRELEIALGAGARVIGVNNRDLRSFAVDTSTATHLRPLMPRGIVTVAESGYRTADDLAACARAGYDAVLIGEALMREKEPGLALATLRGGGL; from the coding sequence ATGACGTACCTCGATGAGCTGCTCGACTCGAGACGTGCCGCGGTCGAGCGGGCGAAGTCCGTGCGTCCGTCGGGAGACCACAACGCCTGCGGCGATCGAAGCGCTCCGCGGCGTAATTTCGCGCGGGCGCTCGTCGCGGGTAGACGTCCGTCGATCATCGCCGAGTTCAAACGCTCGTCGCCGTCGGCCGGACCGATCGCGCCGGATGCGGACGCGCGGACCGTCGCTGTCGCCTACGAACGCGGAGGCGCCGCGGCCATTTCCGTTTTGACCGAGCCCGAGCGCTTTGGGGGGAGCTTCGACGATCTTCGTGCCGCCCGCGCGGCGACGTCGCTGCCGGTGCTGTGCAAGGACTTCGTCGTCGACGACGACCAGATCTGCGAAGCTGCGCGCAGCGGCGCCGATGCGATCCTGCTCATCGTCGCGGCGATGAGGCCCGGCGTGCTTTCCGATAGGATCGCGCTCGTCGTCGATCATCGCATGACGCCGCTCGTCGAAGTGCACGACGATCGGGAGCTCGAGATCGCCCTCGGGGCCGGCGCACGAGTCATCGGAGTCAACAACCGCGACCTTCGGAGCTTCGCCGTCGATACTTCGACCGCGACGCATTTGCGCCCGCTCATGCCGCGAGGGATCGTGACGGTCGCCGAGAGCGGCTACCGTACGGCTGATGATCTAGCCGCCTGCGCCCGCGCGGGTTACGACGCCGTCCTCATCGGCGAAGCGCTCATGCGAGAGAAGGAACCGGGGCTCGCGCTGGCAACGCTGCGAGGCGGAGGGCTATGA
- a CDS encoding phosphoribosylanthranilate isomerase: MIRVKVCGMTDRADVDACVAAGADALGFIFAQSPRRLTIDEARALTAEVPPFVTTVGVFAGDAAELVREAIGACRLDVLQFSGDETAEFCGSFGKPTIVAAREKRWTAQARARARAIAVLVDVWSPIEFGGTGRLVPHETAQRARTDHEGAAIVLAGGLTPSNVAPLIRSVRPDAVDVRTGVENASRKDPELVRAFVAAARSAFDHHRKSL; this comes from the coding sequence ATGATCCGCGTGAAGGTCTGCGGCATGACCGATCGCGCCGACGTCGACGCATGCGTCGCCGCAGGAGCGGACGCGCTCGGGTTCATCTTCGCCCAGAGCCCGCGACGGCTGACGATCGACGAGGCGCGCGCGCTGACGGCGGAGGTTCCGCCGTTCGTCACGACCGTGGGCGTCTTCGCCGGAGACGCCGCCGAGCTCGTCCGTGAAGCGATCGGCGCGTGCCGCCTTGACGTCCTCCAGTTCTCGGGAGATGAGACCGCGGAGTTCTGCGGGTCGTTCGGCAAGCCGACGATCGTAGCGGCGCGCGAGAAGCGATGGACCGCACAAGCGCGCGCACGAGCCCGCGCTATCGCCGTCCTCGTGGACGTTTGGTCGCCGATCGAGTTCGGCGGAACGGGAAGACTCGTTCCCCACGAAACGGCGCAGCGTGCGCGCACGGATCACGAGGGCGCCGCGATCGTGCTCGCCGGCGGCCTGACGCCGTCGAACGTCGCACCGCTCATCCGGTCGGTGAGACCCGATGCGGTCGACGTGCGGACCGGAGTCGAAAACGCGAGCCGTAAGGATCCCGAGTTGGTGCGCGCGTTCGTCGCGGCCGCCCGCTCGGCGTTCGACCATCATAGGAAGTCATTGTAG
- the trpB gene encoding tryptophan synthase subunit beta: MNGPDERGYYGEFGGRFVPEVLVEPLRELEAAVTDAFADDGFWSEYQALLRDYVGRPSPLFEANNLARRSRGARIVLKREDCNHTGAHKILNTVGQGLLAKRTRKRRIIAETGAGQHGVATATVGALLGIPVEVYMGAEDAARQSLNVYLMELLGARVRIVESGSRTLKDATNEAFRDWAATARETFYVIGSVVGAHPYPMIVRRFASTIGEEARAQCLQRYGRSPDHVVACVGGGSNAMGIFAGFIDDADVKLWGVEAGGRGLERLGLHAASIGAGTVGVLHGARTLVLQDADGQIAPTHSISAGLDYPAVGPEHAHLERTGRARYVMITDDEARSSFERLARLEGIVPALESAHAVAFAERLAGTLPTDAVVLVNLSGRGDKDAVRFALERARGTTAATA; this comes from the coding sequence ATGAACGGACCAGACGAACGCGGCTACTACGGTGAATTCGGCGGACGCTTCGTCCCAGAAGTGCTCGTCGAGCCGCTGCGAGAGCTGGAGGCAGCGGTCACCGACGCGTTCGCAGACGACGGCTTTTGGTCGGAATATCAGGCGCTGCTCCGCGACTACGTCGGCCGGCCCTCGCCGCTATTCGAAGCGAACAATCTTGCGCGACGGTCGCGCGGCGCGCGCATCGTCCTCAAACGCGAAGACTGCAACCACACGGGCGCGCACAAGATCCTCAACACGGTCGGCCAAGGACTATTGGCGAAGCGGACGCGCAAACGCCGCATCATCGCCGAGACGGGCGCCGGCCAGCATGGCGTCGCGACGGCGACCGTCGGCGCGCTCCTCGGCATACCGGTCGAGGTCTACATGGGCGCGGAAGACGCAGCACGGCAATCGCTCAATGTCTATCTCATGGAACTGCTGGGCGCGCGCGTCCGAATCGTCGAGAGCGGATCGCGAACGCTTAAAGACGCGACGAACGAGGCGTTCCGCGACTGGGCGGCGACCGCACGCGAGACCTTCTACGTCATCGGATCGGTCGTCGGCGCGCATCCGTATCCGATGATCGTCCGGAGATTCGCGAGCACGATAGGCGAAGAAGCTCGCGCGCAGTGCTTGCAGCGCTACGGCAGATCGCCGGATCACGTCGTCGCGTGCGTCGGCGGCGGCAGCAACGCGATGGGGATCTTCGCCGGTTTCATCGACGACGCCGACGTGAAGCTATGGGGCGTCGAAGCCGGCGGCCGCGGGCTCGAGCGGCTCGGCCTTCATGCCGCGAGCATAGGCGCCGGAACGGTCGGCGTGCTCCACGGCGCGAGGACGCTCGTGCTCCAAGATGCCGACGGGCAGATCGCCCCGACGCACTCGATCTCGGCCGGACTCGATTACCCCGCGGTCGGACCGGAGCACGCGCATCTCGAGCGGACAGGTCGAGCGCGTTACGTCATGATCACCGACGACGAGGCCCGCTCGTCGTTCGAGCGGCTCGCTCGGCTCGAGGGGATCGTCCCCGCGCTCGAGAGCGCGCATGCGGTCGCATTCGCGGAGCGGCTCGCAGGAACGCTGCCGACGGATGCGGTCGTCCTCGTCAATCTGTCGGGCCGAGGGGACAAAGATGCGGTGCGCTTCGCCCTCGAGCGCGCGCGCGGCACGACGGCGGCGACCGCGTGA
- the trpA gene encoding tryptophan synthase subunit alpha, translated as MNASPIASVFERCAAENRAALIAYLMAGDPSLADTPGLIEAVAAGGADIIELGIPYSDPLADGPTIQAAAQRSLRAGTTFDGVLAMIAKLNRNRIAAPLVAFTYFNPVFVRGVERTARGLSASGFAGAIIPDLPPEEAVGTADIFAASGVPLTFLVAPTTPSERIPMIAERSSGFVYVVSRMGVTGAGQTLDGSVADLVERLRPLTDKPLAVGFGVSTPDHARAIAAYADGVIVGSALIDCISSADDKPCAARELCAMLAMASRRGQVKQSWAGTK; from the coding sequence GTGAACGCGAGCCCTATCGCGTCCGTCTTCGAACGCTGCGCTGCCGAAAACCGGGCGGCTCTCATCGCGTATCTCATGGCAGGCGATCCGTCGCTCGCCGATACTCCGGGGCTGATCGAAGCGGTCGCCGCCGGCGGAGCGGACATCATCGAACTCGGCATACCGTACTCCGATCCGCTAGCGGACGGGCCGACGATCCAAGCCGCGGCGCAACGGTCGCTCCGCGCGGGAACGACGTTCGACGGCGTCCTCGCCATGATCGCGAAGCTCAACAGGAACCGCATCGCTGCGCCGCTTGTCGCCTTCACGTATTTCAACCCCGTGTTCGTGCGCGGCGTCGAGCGGACGGCGCGGGGATTATCGGCGTCGGGTTTCGCTGGCGCGATCATTCCCGATCTGCCGCCCGAAGAAGCGGTCGGCACGGCCGATATCTTTGCCGCGAGCGGCGTGCCGTTGACGTTCCTCGTCGCGCCGACCACGCCGTCCGAGCGGATACCGATGATCGCCGAGCGATCGAGCGGGTTCGTCTACGTCGTCAGCCGGATGGGCGTCACCGGAGCGGGTCAGACGCTCGACGGATCGGTAGCAGATCTCGTCGAGCGCCTCCGGCCGCTTACCGACAAGCCGCTCGCTGTCGGGTTCGGCGTGTCGACACCCGACCACGCGCGAGCGATCGCCGCCTATGCGGACGGCGTCATCGTCGGGAGCGCGTTGATCGATTGCATTTCGAGCGCAGACGACAAGCCGTGCGCCGCGAGAGAGCTATGCGCTATGCTCGCCATGGCGTCGCGCCGGGGCCAAGTCAAGCAGAGCTGGGCCGGCACCAAGTGA
- a CDS encoding DUF4383 domain-containing protein: MAKTIGMLFGWIYLIVGIAGFIPALGGSFSMTESLLLGVAHVNVLHNIVHLIIGIAGVTMSRTEEGAGTFCKTFGVILLLIGILGFITPNLFGILPIGGGDVWIHLITGAILAVAGFAAAPSRNATAS, encoded by the coding sequence ATGGCCAAGACAATCGGAATGCTCTTCGGTTGGATCTATCTGATCGTCGGCATCGCCGGATTCATACCCGCGCTCGGCGGATCGTTTTCTATGACGGAGAGTCTGTTGCTCGGAGTCGCGCACGTGAACGTGCTCCACAACATCGTCCATCTCATCATCGGCATCGCCGGCGTGACGATGTCGCGGACCGAAGAAGGCGCGGGCACGTTCTGCAAGACGTTCGGCGTCATCTTGCTCCTCATCGGGATCCTCGGCTTCATCACGCCGAACCTGTTCGGCATCCTGCCGATCGGCGGCGGTGACGTCTGGATCCACCTGATCACCGGTGCCATCCTCGCGGTCGCCGGTTTCGCCGCGGCGCCATCGCGCAACGCGACGGCTTCCTAG
- a CDS encoding 2-hydroxyacid dehydrogenase, whose protein sequence is MNILVAAEGYSEARWRLAPLVPRDRVIACSASSLASSLDGIDVVIPYVAQIDETAIAAGTFGLVQQFGVGLETIDVDAATRAGVWVARVPSRGVGNAESVAEHAVLLMLALSRRWPAGAHLGKTPMGEPSGLALHGKTACIIGLGDIGSALAVRLRSFGMRLIAVRRRPDELGAPELGVERVYGPDDLTDAVARADYVALCVNYDAASHHLIGERTLAAFKPGSYLINVARGGLVDHEALARALASGRLAGAGLDVFWREPPDASNPLFAHNVIATPHVAGVTDVSYEGIAHVVAENIERYRRGEAPFHAVNAPDRVRGPASVDATR, encoded by the coding sequence GTGAATATCCTGGTCGCGGCAGAAGGCTACAGCGAGGCGCGCTGGCGTCTCGCGCCACTCGTTCCGCGCGATCGCGTCATCGCATGCTCGGCATCATCGCTCGCGTCGTCGCTTGACGGCATCGACGTCGTCATCCCATACGTCGCGCAGATCGATGAAACTGCTATCGCGGCGGGGACCTTCGGGCTCGTCCAGCAATTCGGCGTCGGCCTCGAGACGATCGACGTCGACGCTGCGACGCGCGCCGGCGTTTGGGTCGCTCGCGTGCCGAGCCGCGGCGTCGGCAATGCGGAGTCGGTGGCCGAACACGCGGTCTTGTTGATGCTCGCGCTTTCGCGCCGCTGGCCCGCCGGCGCCCATCTCGGCAAGACGCCGATGGGAGAGCCGAGCGGTCTCGCGCTTCATGGCAAGACGGCATGCATCATCGGCCTCGGCGACATCGGCTCGGCGCTTGCCGTTCGGCTGCGATCGTTCGGCATGCGGCTGATCGCCGTGCGACGGCGTCCGGACGAACTCGGCGCGCCGGAACTCGGCGTCGAACGCGTCTACGGACCCGACGATCTTACCGACGCCGTCGCGCGCGCCGACTACGTCGCTCTTTGCGTCAACTACGACGCCGCGAGCCATCACCTCATCGGCGAGCGCACGCTCGCCGCTTTCAAACCGGGATCGTATCTGATCAACGTGGCACGCGGCGGCCTCGTCGATCACGAAGCGCTCGCGCGTGCGCTTGCGAGCGGCCGTCTCGCCGGCGCAGGACTCGACGTCTTCTGGCGCGAGCCGCCGGACGCTTCAAATCCGCTCTTCGCCCACAACGTCATCGCGACGCCGCACGTCGCTGGCGTGACCGATGTTTCGTACGAAGGCATCGCGCACGTCGTCGCGGAGAACATCGAACGTTATCGACGCGGCGAGGCGCCGTTCCATGCGGTCAACGCGCCCGATCGCGTTCGCGGCCCTGCGAGCGTCGACGCTACGCGTTGA